A stretch of the Papaver somniferum cultivar HN1 chromosome 6, ASM357369v1, whole genome shotgun sequence genome encodes the following:
- the LOC113285688 gene encoding carbon catabolite repressor protein 4 homolog 1-like: MIYDEKICLCFRVQSDHFDEFFAPELDKHGYQALYKKKTTGVYIGTYAIYGCATFFRRDRFSHVKKYEVEFNKAAQSLTDVVVPITQKKAALSRLLKDNVALIAVLEAKFSNHGADTPGKRQVLCVFNRYILEFVSSRYILEFVSSLADTCSICKQRDRYVLRFVSSVADMYSNL; the protein is encoded by the exons GTTCAAAGTGATCATTTTGATGAGTTTTTCGCCCCTGAGTTGGACAAACATGGTTATCAAGCTCTTTACAAGAAGAAGACAACAGGG GTTTACATCGGGACTTATGCTATCTATGGTTGTGCAACATTTTTCCGAAGGGACAGATTTTCCCATGTGAAGAAATACGAG GTCGAATTCAACAAGGCTGCTCAGTCACTGACAGATGTTGTGGTCCCAATCACTCAGAAGAAAGCTGCTTTGTCTCGACTTCTTAAG GATAATGTTGCGCTAATAGCGGTTCTGGAAGCAAAATTTAGCAACCACGGAGCCGATACTCCTGGAAAGCGGCAGGTTCTTTGTGTG TTCAACAGATACATACTCGAATTCGTAAGCAGCagatatatactcgaatttgtaagcagtttAGCGGATACGTGTTCTATTTGTAAGCAgcgcgacagatatgtactcagatttgtaagtagtgtagcagatatgtattcgaatttataa